ATTCCTAGATTTGGGAAGAAGTTGTTAGGAAAAAATAGGAAAGAAATTAATTGTAGTTAATGCCAAATCCCACCATTGGTACAGTGTCCAAACGCCATCGCTGGGCCTTTACATGTCTGTCTGCATGCACCGTATCTACGTTGGCTCTTCCATCCAGCTTATGCATTAAATGATCGGCGTACGCACCCCTGAAATACCGCGGCCATCCCGCATCCCGTCAAGAGTGGACGCCTGGCGATAACGTGAGCATGCGAGCACGAGCACGCCATTGAATTTTCGGTATTTCCGATCTCATCTCCACTTGAAACTAGTCGTCAGGTGGTCTTTCTCAGCTGTCATGGGCGTCTCATCTCCTCACCAGACGCTTCCACGCCTCACGAAGATCCTCACCTTGTCGCTCTACGCCATCCTCCCTCTCGCCCTCCTCTTCTACCTCTCCCCTTCTCCCATCGCCGCCCCACCCTCCACttccacctcgccgccccacggtaACCACCTCAAGGACTCCGCTAATCCATCGCCTGCCTGCGTACATTAATTGCCGCTTCCATGGGCGTGTCCGTGTGCGCCAGCGCAATGACGCGGTTCTTTGTTCATGGTTTGCAGGTGAGAGGCAGCAGGTGGTGAAGATCGCTACAGGGGCGCCGCCAGGAACCCAGGGGTCGAAACCGGCGCCGCAGTGCGACTACTCGGAGGGGGAATGGATTCCGAACGCGGCGGGGCCGCGGTACACCGGGACGAGCTGCGGCGCGACGATCAAGCACGAGCAGAACTGCATCGTGAACGGCCGGCCGGACACGGGGTACCTGAACTGGCGGTGGCGGCCGCGCGGGTGCGCGCTCCCGCCGTTCGCGCCCGCTGAGTTCCTGGAGCTGGTGCGCGGCCGGCACGTCGCGTTCGTAGGCGACTCGCTCGCGCGGAACCAGTGCGAGTCGCTGGTGTGCCTCCTCGGGTCGGAGTACCCCGTCGAGCTGGTCCTTGACGGCGGCGAGGAGCGCAAGTTCCGGCGGTGGGCGTTCCGGTCGCACAACGCGACGGTGTCGGTGTTCTGGTCGCCGTTCCTGGTGAAGGGCACGGAGAAGTCGTGGGCGCCGGGTGGGCTTGGCTACAACAGGCTGTACTTCGACCAGCCCGACGAGCGGTGGGCGGCGGAGCTCCCGGGCATCGACGTGGTGGTGCTCTCCTTCGGGCAGTGGTTCCTGCAGTCGGCGATGTACTACGAGCGCGGTGCGGTGATCGGGTGCCACCACTGCCCGGAGCCGAACCGCACGGAGACGGGCTTCTTCGGCGTTTTCCGCCTCGCCGTCAAGAACGCCCTCCGCGATGTCATCGCCCGCTCCAGCGCCGGCCGGGAGAAGCTGGCAGTGCTGACTACGTTCTCGCCGGCGCACTTCGACGGGGAGTGGGACAGCCCGGACGCGTGCGCGCGCACGGAGCCGTACGCTCCGGGAGAGAAGGAGATGTCGTACATGCACAAAGAGATGTGGCGGACGGGCGCGGAGGAGGCCACCGCGGCTGCCGTCGAGGCCAGGTCGCGCGGGTCCGCGGTGACGGTGGAGGCTCTGCAGGTGACGAGGCTCGCGGATATGCGCCCGGACGCTCACCCCGGCCCGTACTTCCATCCCTTCCCgttcgccggcgccggcggcgagaAGAAGAGGGAGCGGGTGCCGAACGACTGCGTGCACTCGTGCCTCCCCGGCCCCATCGACACGTGGAACGAGATCCTGCTGCAGATGGTAAAGAGATGGAGAGGTGCCTCCTCCTCCAGATGATAGTGATACTGAAATTCAATCATGGTTTTGTGCGACTATCACTCCTATATTTTGAACCAAGGAAAGGAAAATAATTTTTGCATGTGTCAAGATTATGCAGAATGTTAGGGGTTTctgtgattttttttttaaaaatcattgAAATTTTGAAGGATTGTAATGTTTTCCAATTGTGGGCCGCGCTACGCGTCAACCGGCGGACAAAGAGAAAACATCCGCCGCCTAACTAGCCGTTGGATGGACGCGGTCCGATCTACTCGTCGACGTGCGTGACCTCCCTTGCAACAAGAGCGGTGTTGCAGAAACATTTATAACATGGCCGTCCAATCTATCGTCCCAGCCAGTCGAGGACCTTTGCAACAGCTACCTTGTTGCGCTTAGGGTGTTTGCAACAAGGACCTTGTTGCGAAGGTCCGCCGAGGCAGCACGCCACGCGCCtaggcgccgccgctcgccggagttgcttctcctcctctgcctcagccATGCGAGCAGCTGCCAGCTCCACTCCAACACGACGGCGACCTCTCACGTCGGGCACTCCTTCGGTATTTTCTGCAACTAGAGCGTTGTTTTTAAAACATGCCTCACGTTGCAAAGTCTGACCACTCACTCTAACGTGAGGCGCTACTCCGACGCTTTCTGCAACTTGGACTATGTTTCTACAAGACCCTTTTTGCGAAAAAAACCTTCATCATCGAACCATTTTTAATCTTTGTGAAACAAGAGTCTATTGCGGAAACATTTTGAAACAAGACCCCTGCCGCAGGAAAAAAAATCTTCACCAACgaatcattttttctctttctgaAACTAGTCTTGTGTTGCAGAAATTTACTGAAACAAGACCCTTGTTACAGGAAAAAAATGGATGTAGGACTGACTTGTGGCCAGCGTGAGCTCTTGATCAGGATTGATCCGACGGCTAAGCCAGTGGCAGACGATGCGCTTGCATCCGCCGGCTGAAAGGTAGTGTTTTCCGATGGTAATTGCATGTGTCAAGATTATGCAGAAATGCAACTAAAAAAGATTATGCAGTATGTTACGGGTTTTTGTGATTTaaaaataaatcatagaaaatttgaAGGATTGTAATCCTTAAGAATATccctcgcaaaaaaagaagtaAATCCTTAGGAATATATTCTACTGTTGGTCTGAGAAGTTAATCTTATAAGATTTTTTTCTTACTAATTGATTTGCACTATATTTCAAAGAAAAATTATCATCAACTCAAAGCCTTTGAAAGAAATTAATTGTATTTTTCTCGTGACATaatatactactcccttcgttcggaattacttgttgcagaaatggatgtatctaaatgtattttagttctaaatacatccattttcgagacaagtaatttcgaacggagggagtagaatttaaATGGACATGACATTCTAATCCTACAAGTTTTCCTAGTTTTGCGTAGAATCCTGAATCAAAGGGTCCAAACTCCCCAAACAGTGGTTTTAGTGCTTGAACTTTTCCCCTTTTCGCGGAGTGCCAGAATTTTTGTTGGTTGCGTGTGCATCGGCGCTCCGCGGGTGACACGGGTACGTGCCGCCCTCCTCAGATGGCGCGCCGACTCGCCCTCAAATGCGCATCTTGTCGAGGTCTTACATTTCCGTTCCAATAAAAATCAGTTGCTCGATATCGGCAGCGCCATCGCACCGAGGGAGCGGGAGTCCCAGCAAGCAGCAGCGGATACGCTCTGCTGCCAGATGCCGCCAGCTAAAGGCAGCACTAGATGGGAAATTGACAGAGTCTCTACGCCTTTCTCCTCTTGCTGGTAGCTCCGCAGAGCTTTTTCTGTCACCGTTACCCATCAGATCAGGACGTTGCTGGCTGATATGAAGGTGCCTACTGCCTGATCTGGGTGAGTTCCTTAGAATAACTGTGCAATGCAGTGCAGTGCAGGCATACAATGTTCAGCCTAGCTTAGAAGAGCCTGAAATGGATTGGTTTGGAACCACCAACCATCACTAGTTAAGTATTGCCACTTGCCAATATAGGATAGCTGGAAGAGCAGTTGTACATCAAGCTAGCTGGAGTCAAGCACTTCAAATCAGCATTACGATTGTGGCCTACCCCTAAATTTGTAGTACATAGTGAAGCATCAATTACAACTACCCAATAATGCACAGCGAAcccatcgcaaaaaaaaaaaaatgcaCAGCGAACAGATCTGGAGACCGAGAAAACGACAAGAACACAAGTAACCTCAACTCGACGCGCACAATAACTGACCATTCATTACATAAACTTGAACACAGGTAACAGTTTCAGTTTATGAAGTTTCTACAGCTGAGTAGCAGAGTATTATCAACCAAAAGATTAAACAAATAAGAAGAAACTACTGTATATGCGGTAGGATACAGTATGATCTGCCCTTCTTTTTCTGACTTAGCTTCTTACCAATTGGGCAAACTGGACAAGGAGATGCCCATGTTATCATTATGATGCCCTTTGTTAAATATGATAGTCCCATCCAGGAGGTTCTTCACATTGTACAAATTACAACAACACCTGCAAACAATCAGGCATTAGATCGCTAGCAAGATTACATTCTCTGATCAACATGTAAATATTGTCACTGATATCTAGGCTTGAAACTGAGTGCACTcataggcgcgcttaagcgctgaGCGCAGCCCTACCACTTCGCTTTTCGGGTAAGCATTGAAAAAAGCGCTCGGACGCCTAGGGTTAGACAAAGGAGAGCAGGGCAAGCAAAACAGGGGAGAGCAAGGCGGCCTTCTACCGCCAAATGTGGGGCTTTCTTCCCCGACCTCACCACCCATCTTCTTCCCCGACCAAGTGCCGCTGGACCTCGAGCTCCCCTTCCCCGACCCCACTATCAGTCCTTCCCCCTCCTCCCTGATCTCGGGCTCCTCTGTCTAGACTGGAGCCTGATGGCTTCTCTTCCCCAACCTCGCCGCTGCCAGCTTTCTTCCCCTCCCCTGACCTCTAAGCTCCTCCATGTTCCTCCTTCTCCAACATGCTTGAGTTTAGATGCCTTACATGCTTTGAAAATTGTTGGGTGCCCTTGTTCCTATCTGTAACGTTGGTATAGAATGCTTAAGGACCCTCGCTCACTGCACTAAGCTGAGGGACAGCGCTCCCTCAGCGCCTAACGCTTAAAAAACCTTTTGTAAACTATAAAATTATTGAACCGTGCCTAGGATGGAAATTGACTTATAGCATCAAACATTCCTAACTTGAGATGGCTTAAAGAAatgataaataaataaaaaaatggtTGAGGATTTGAGAATAAAGAAATAATAAGATAATAAAATAATCTAACTCGTCTTTTACCAGTGAAACATTTTTTTCCACTCTTAAATATAAAAAATTATTGTATCATTGGTAACTATTTTTTTCATAAAATTGTTTGCACACACAAATAAAAATCATCGCTTTTCGCTTAATATCATTGGCCATTATGTTCATGTACATCCTACCAAATTTAAACAGAAAGGCAAAAATACACTTATTAGATAAGTGAGACAATGTTCTTTGTTTATTTTCATATAATCCTTTCAAGTCCAATTACAACGCTTAAAACTTCTGGACAAAAACATGCCGACTTCAAACCCAAATAAGATCGCAGAATGTTCAGAATCTTTTAAGCCATTTTTTTGTAAATTTTGAGTTTTTAACTTTTACATATGAATGTAACATAAAACAAAACACTTTCATCAAATCAACTAGCAGATACAATTTTAAAACATTATTAATATAATATATACTTAATATTGTAAAAAAATAGTTATCCAAACCTAACATAAAATAAAAGATTTTAATTTAGCAATAAAAAATCATGCAATTTGGTACATATGTTTTATTATTCTACTTTAGCAAAGTACAAATATCATAATTTTAATTTTGCCAATGGTTTGACTACGTTTATTATGATTGATGTGTTTATTCATATTCTTGTGAACTGGATGTGTAATTCTACAAAAATCATTTGTTTTTTAAGTGAAAAAATTGGATCTCGATAATCAATATGAGATTAGGCTTATTGATTCGATGATATGCTTTTTTATGAAAATTCAGATCATTGATGATAAAAAAAATTAGCAACACTAAGAGGTGGATAATTTTATATTACGTTGAATTAGATTGGACTAACTCAACTATTTATCGTCCATAATCTTGATACAATTATACACTCACCTATTATACTATGTTTTGTCATAGCCAATCCTACACTTTCATAGTTGGTTATTCATCTTCATAATTACTTACCTTTTGCTATATTTCTTGCTTAGCTTAGTTACAGTGCAGAATAGTATCACCCATATGTAATGTTGTACAACCTAATTGGATCGTGGACATGTGGCACAATATAAGCACTATAACAGTCATTACTCTAGATCTTTGTACTTAAATATCTAGGTCTAGATAATTTCTACTTACCCATACTTCTCATATTTTCCATGATACATATTAATTAGTTTACTTTCTCTTCATAACAAATAATTAGCGTCACATATTTTTCTATATTCTTCAAAAACATTCCAAGTATGCATTGCATTTTTCAACAAAAATCAATAGTCCAACTTAAATAACTCACATTTCTAAATGTGCTTATGTAGTCTGATTGACCTAATTTGACTAACTTCACTATTTACCGTGCTTCAATTTTTGTTGTCAGTAATGGAAATTAATTTAATATGAACACTTTCTAATCAATTGCTTGAATCAAATAACTTACGACATAGTAAGTGTGCAATTTAGTTATGTAGCCTCTGATAGTGTAGAGTTGTATTGACGATATCCAAATCATCGACCTCTAGCTCTAATGTTAATGGTCATGAGATATTCAAATAAACTTTTAAGTCACAAGAAGAAAGCAATTTCATCCGTACAATCAGGTAGCAACATAACTATATAACACATCCTTAATACCGTGTTGTGTGCCTTATAATTAATTCATATCAAACGATTAACTAGTATACATTTGCAAATACAAAAATGACCAGTCATCTTCTGATTAGTCCACCTCAATTCAACACATTATCATTCCATCTACCGCCTAGTGTTGCTAATAATTCACCAAAAAGAATCTACATATTCAGCAAAAAGGAAATCATCGTATCAACAACTACAATCTCATGTAGAGGTTCAAAAATTTCACTACAAAATTAAGCTGGAGATAAAGCAAACAATATCTTACCTCTCAATCGGCTCCAACACCGCCGCTGCCACCAAGCGGGTACGACACGACCTCTCTGACCACCGGCGCGA
This window of the Triticum aestivum cultivar Chinese Spring chromosome 5D, IWGSC CS RefSeq v2.1, whole genome shotgun sequence genome carries:
- the LOC123124752 gene encoding protein ALTERED XYLOGLUCAN 4; its protein translation is MGVSSPHQTLPRLTKILTLSLYAILPLALLFYLSPSPIAAPPSTSTSPPHGERQQVVKIATGAPPGTQGSKPAPQCDYSEGEWIPNAAGPRYTGTSCGATIKHEQNCIVNGRPDTGYLNWRWRPRGCALPPFAPAEFLELVRGRHVAFVGDSLARNQCESLVCLLGSEYPVELVLDGGEERKFRRWAFRSHNATVSVFWSPFLVKGTEKSWAPGGLGYNRLYFDQPDERWAAELPGIDVVVLSFGQWFLQSAMYYERGAVIGCHHCPEPNRTETGFFGVFRLAVKNALRDVIARSSAGREKLAVLTTFSPAHFDGEWDSPDACARTEPYAPGEKEMSYMHKEMWRTGAEEATAAAVEARSRGSAVTVEALQVTRLADMRPDAHPGPYFHPFPFAGAGGEKKRERVPNDCVHSCLPGPIDTWNEILLQMVKRWRGASSSR